The window GATGAAGAGCAGACGACATATCAATATTCCCGGAGTAAGGATAAATCTCCCTCCGCTTACCCAGAAGGATCTAAGAGACATCCAATTAGGAATAGAATGCGGCATGGATTTTTTTGCCTTGTCTTTTGTCCGGGAAGCCAACGATTGTGATCTTTTAAGGCAGATCCTTATTTCAAAGGGATCTCATGGGAAAGTGGTAGCAAAAATAGAAGACCAGCTTGCGGTAAAAAACTTATCCCAGATTATCGATTCTTCAGATGCGATCATGATTGCCCGCGGCGATTTAGGCATAGAGTGTCCTTTTGAAGAGTTGCCTATTATCCAAAGACGCATAGTTAAATCCTGTATCCAGAAAAGAAAGCCCGTTATTGTCGCTACCCATCTTCTGGAAAGCATGATCATGAATCCCGCCCCAACACGCGCGGAAATAACGGATATAGCCAACGCTGTTTATGAACAAGCCGATTGCATCATGCTCTCCGGAGAGACAGCTTCAGGAAAGTATCCGTTGGAGTGTATCCAGGTATTGGATCGTGTGGCTGTAAGGACAGAAAAAAGCGGTGGGGCTGGTTATGCTTCTTTGGTAGAACTTTTTGATGATGAAGAAAAATTAGCTAAAACGGCGGTGCACCTTGCCGATGACGTGGGTGCGCCGGCAATTTGCGTGTTTACCCGTTTCGGGCACCTGGCAACTTTGATTGCTGGACTTCGACCTCGTTACTCCTTGATCTATTCTTTTTGTCCTGACGAAGATGTTTGCAGGAAACTTACCCTGCATTATGGGGTTGAACCTTGTTTGGTGGTTTTCCCAAAAAGCCAAGAAGAAAGTATAGAGCTGGTAGAAAGCTACTTAAAGAAAAAAGGGATAGAGAGCGGCCAAAAGATTGTTTTGATTTCTGAAGTTCCTTTAAGAGGAGAAAGAGATCGATATATTTTACTCCACCAGATTCACTAGCATGGAGTTTATGGTTTATGAAATCCTTTAGAGGAATGACTGCCTTGGTTACCGGAGCTTCTTCTGGATTAGGTTCGGAATTTGCCCGTCAACTTTCTTTAGAAGTCAGCCAGTTGTTGATCACATCGAGGAGGGCGGATCGGTTGCAGGCTCTTTCCAAAGAAATCCAAGCCAAATCCCCTCAAATTAAGGTTTTTTGGTTTCCCGCTGACTTAAGTTGTCAAAAGGGAAGAGAAATTCTTTGTGATTGGTTGACTGCAGAACGATTGGAGATAGACATCTTGATCAATAATGCGGGCTGTGGGGATTACGGACTTTTTGAAGAGTCTCGATTCGATCGGATTCGATCCCTTTTGGAACTCAATGTGATTTCCTTGACTTACTTGACCCGGTTTGTTTTGCCGCAAATGATCCGCAAAAAACGAGGTATCATCATTAATATTGGATCGATTGTAGGAAGGAAACCTCTTCCTACTTGCGCTGCTTATTCTGGATCAAAGAGCTATGTTCATGCTTTTTCTGAAGCTTTAAGATTAGAAATTGAAGGCAGTGGTGTGACCTTAACGGTCATAGCTCCCGGCCCTTTACATACTGAGTTTTTCTACAGCGCATCGAGGAATGATTCAGAGGAGAAACCCTTTGTTCCGCCATTTATGTGGGTTTCCCTGGAAAAAGTAGTTAATGAGTCATTGGCTGCGGCGAAGGCGGGCAAAGCTTTTTATGTGCCCGGGTTTTATACCCGCATTGCTTCTTTTTTGCACTACTTGACCCCTTCTTTTTTCTTAAAGCCTATTTACCGGATGATCTTACCCATCCATTTGAGGCATGACTCTTCAAAAAAAAACTCGCTGCGTTGTTCTTTGCCTCTCCAATAACGGAAGGATAGTTTTGGGCTTTTGAGAGATTCTTGACATAAAAAATTTCTCCCATTAAAAAGAAAACAGTATGAACCATTCAATTCCTTCAGAAATTCGCAACGCTCATGGAGAGCGGTTAGACTTTATTTATACCCCTGGATCTGCGGATAATAATACCCTTATTATCATTGCCCATGGTATTACTGCCCATAAGGACAGGCCGATGCTTGTGACCTTGACCAACTATCTTGCCAAAAATGGGATTCATTCTCTTCGATTTTCTTTTTCGGGACACGGAAAATCCGAAGGGAAGTTTGAAGAATTCACTCCGACAAAAGAAGTCGGAGATTTGCAATCCGTGTTTAATGCCCTTCCCGGGTGGACCAAGTACGGTTATGTCGGCCATAGCCTTGGTGCTGCCGTGGGTGTCTTATTTGCGAGTCAGGATCCAAGAGTTTCTTTTTTGATTTCACTTGCAGGGATGGCTTATACGGCTGCTTTTGCTGAGAGGGAATTTGGAACGGTTACGCCGGGCCAAGGGTACATGTGGGATATGCCCGAATTTCCTCTCTCCAAGGTTTTAATAGAAGATATGAATCGTATAGACAACGTGAAAGAGGCGGCAAAGAAAATTAAACTGCCCTGGTTATTTATTCATGGGCTTGCCGATGATGTCGTCCCTCCCCAGGATTCCCGCGATCTTTTTGCCATCGCTTCCGGGCCAAAGAAACTGGTTGAGATTCCTGGATGTGACCATCTTTTTCCTCCGCCTCATGATTCCTTCATGGCGGAAACGGTGGTCAATTGGTTAAAAGAACTCCAGCTGATTTCCTGACTATAGGTCAAATTCCAAGCCTAAAAGATAAGGTTCAAGACACGGTTGCTTTTGAGGGGAGACTTGCAAAAAGAAGGGCTTGAACGGTTTTGAGCAGTTAAAAAACTTTTTGCACGTTCATGCTCATCCATGCTTATTTTATGGGTATGTCCTGCAAGGTGGTCCACATCCGCGAGGCCGCGGGATCCCTGGATGTCGCGGTGCAGACCTTGCGGCAGTTGCCCTGCATGGCCTGCGGTGCCGAGCATAACCGCCAGCGTTTACGGCTCGGTCAACGGGAGAGAGATGGCCGTGAGTTCCACGGTGTTAGCCTGGGCAGAGGAGGGTTCTGGCCCAAGACGCCAATGCCGTCTGGATCCAGCCTAGGAGTAACTTGACTTCATTCCAGATTGGACAGAAATGAGCAACTCCGAGGAAACGGTTGCAGGAAAGACGTTGTTTAGGTCGGTTTTGGGCTAAAGAAGAGGATTGAACAGCTAAGGAGGAACGATGGGTGTCCATTCGGATGATTGGATTCGGCAAATGGTAAAAAAACATCGAATGATCGAGCCTTTTGAAGAATCTCAAGTCAGGAAAAAAGTTGATGGCTCACAGGTCATAAGCTTCGGCCTTTCAAGTTATGGTTACGATTTAAGGGTTTCCAGGGAGTTTAAAATCTTTACCAATGTTTTTAATAGCGTTGTCGATCCGAAGGCTTTCGATCCCAGGTCCTTTGTTGAAATGGAGTCGGATTGTTGTATCATCCCTCCCAATTCTTTTGCTTTGGCTAGAAGTGTCGAATATTTTAGAATACCCAGGGACGTGATCACGATCTGCTTGGGAAAATCCACCTATGCCCGCTGCGGTATCATTGTCAATGTTACTCCTTTTGAACCGGAGTGGGAAGGTTATGCAACTTTGGAAATCTCCAATACGACTCCCCTTCCTGCCAAGGTTTACGCTGAAGAAGGACTGGCGCAGGTCATTTTTATCCAGGCCTCTGAGCCCTGTTCTATATCTTATGCGGAAAGAAATGGAAAATACATGTACCAGAAAGGAGTCACTGTCCCCCGATTATAATTTGATCTTTATGGGGATTGTATTCAATTAATAAGAGATGAAGTTTTTTCTCGATCTCTTGCCTTCTGAATGGGATTTTTTCGACTCCGAGCCTGAATACAGAAGAAAACAGGTGGCCGAGTGGATATTCAAGAAGAGGGTTTTCTCCTTTTCCTTGATGACGAATCTCTCCTTGGACTTGCGAAAGAAACTGGCTGAAAATTACCAAGTTAAGACCTTGGAATTGATCCATGAAAAACAATCGATTGACGGCACAAAAAAATTTTTATGGCAGCTTTGCGATGGTCATGCCATAGAAACCGTATTGATTCCTGCAACAGACAGTAGAGGATCTTCGGAGCGTCTTACCCTCTGCGTGTCTACTCAAGTCGGCTGTGCTTTAGGGTGCCATTTCTGCGCCAGCGGCCTTCTTGGATTCAAAAGAAATCTTTCTTGCGGTGAAATTGTTGAGCAGGTACTGCTGAGCGAATCGATTGTTAAGCAAAGAGTCAGCCATATCGTGTTTATGGGCATGGGGGAGCCCCTGCTGAATTACGATCAGCTGATCAAATCGATCCGACTTATTTCTTCTTCTTGGGGAATAGGGATTAGCCCGAGAAAAATAACCATTTCTACAAGTGGGATTGCTCCCCGCATTAGAAAACTAGCCCTTGAGACTTTGCCTTTTCGGCTCGCTGTTTCCCTGCATGCCACAACAGATGAGTTGCGTAGCAAGATTATGCCCATCAATAGCAAATATCCCTTAAGTGAGCTTATTAAAAGTTGTGAAGAGTTTTGCTCGCGAAGAAAGCAGAAAATTACCCTGGAGTATATCTTAATTTCTGGATTAAATGACCGGAGGGAAGACGCAGAAAGACTTGCTCGCATAGCTACCTCACTGAGGGCTAAAGTCAATCTCATTCCCTATAATCCGATAGAGCGGTTAGCTTGGAAGTCTCCAGATCAAAAAGAACAGCTTTCTTTCTTCCGGTGGCTTAAAAACAAAGCTGTCCAGGTTTCCATAAGAAAAGAACGAGGCCGGGATATCGACGGGGCTTGTGGACAGCTTAGACTTCGCTATCTCTTCGAAAGAAGCAAAGAACCAAAAGGGATGCTTGGTGAGGGCTTGAACAGCGTAGGAAAGCCAAAGGAAAGTGAAGAAAAAGAACCAAGCCTACGATAGCCTCTTTTCCCAGTTTAAGAGATGACACAAGGAGAACCCCCCTGGCTTAGTCGCATCATATCCTTCTAGGCCTACGGTCCTGCTTGGCTGCGAGGATCCGGAAGGTCTAGCCAAGACCCTGAAAGCTAATAGCTACAGGGAGTCAACCGCTCAGGATTTTTTAGGTTTTAGCATGGAGAAAGAGCGGTTCTTTTTTAGAGTCCATGCTTTCCTGAATGGCCTCCGTTAGAAATGAGGCCTTGGAATCTGGAAGACCCTTGAAAGAAACAAGCCGATTTCTTCAGGTTCATTAAGAAAAAGCCTATCGCCATAGCGATTAGCCTTGAAAGGAAGCAATGAAGCATAGGATTGATCGAAGACGATCACCGGGCAGGATTGGTTTTCTTCTCCAATGAGATCGATGATCTCTTGCCTGGGTTTTTTGAAATCAACGTATCGGAGCTCCAATTGATGGGTTAACCGGGGATAGACTTTTAAAACACCTTCAAACATCATGCAGTAGGGGCAATAATAGGGATCACCGGGGCCATCATAAAACCCTGGTTTTAAGAGAAACAACAAGGGATTCATAATCTTTTTAAGCTAAAAAAAAATATAATCCACTAGTAGCTGTAGACAAATTCAAGCCCTACGAAATAGACCGGGCCGGTTGAACTGCCCAAGAGAGCCGAAGGACTCCCGGTCGGGTTCTGGAAAGGAAACCCGTAGTAGCCGAGTACTCCTCTTCCCCAGTCCATCCTGTACTCAAGCCTGATCATGAAGTTATCGGCCAGGTCAAACCCAAGCGTTGCCGTGTAAGCCCATATGTCGGTCGGGCTGTTGTGCCCGGCCAGGATCGAGTTCCATCCCGATTCCACCCAGTCGGCCCTCTGCGCTATGCTGATGATGTCGGTTAGCTGGTATTTCATGTGCACCGATGCCCCATACCAGTTGGAGGGCCCGCTCGATAGGTT is drawn from Methylacidiphilum infernorum V4 and contains these coding sequences:
- the pyk gene encoding pyruvate kinase; its protein translation is MIPFKNWKRRTKIIATLGPATESGEKIFSLIEKGVDVFRFNMSHGNPNWVREKVGLIQEFSKRLSKYVGMLLDTQGPAIRTGDLPDPMQLKPGDSFTFTVRGEKTDDLHSVSVNYDDIVNDIHVGDVMLVDNGNIQMRVIAKEKNILRCEVLTAGVMKSRRHINIPGVRINLPPLTQKDLRDIQLGIECGMDFFALSFVREANDCDLLRQILISKGSHGKVVAKIEDQLAVKNLSQIIDSSDAIMIARGDLGIECPFEELPIIQRRIVKSCIQKRKPVIVATHLLESMIMNPAPTRAEITDIANAVYEQADCIMLSGETASGKYPLECIQVLDRVAVRTEKSGGAGYASLVELFDDEEKLAKTAVHLADDVGAPAICVFTRFGHLATLIAGLRPRYSLIYSFCPDEDVCRKLTLHYGVEPCLVVFPKSQEESIELVESYLKKKGIESGQKIVLISEVPLRGERDRYILLHQIH
- a CDS encoding SDR family NAD(P)-dependent oxidoreductase, which produces MKSFRGMTALVTGASSGLGSEFARQLSLEVSQLLITSRRADRLQALSKEIQAKSPQIKVFWFPADLSCQKGREILCDWLTAERLEIDILINNAGCGDYGLFEESRFDRIRSLLELNVISLTYLTRFVLPQMIRKKRGIIINIGSIVGRKPLPTCAAYSGSKSYVHAFSEALRLEIEGSGVTLTVIAPGPLHTEFFYSASRNDSEEKPFVPPFMWVSLEKVVNESLAAAKAGKAFYVPGFYTRIASFLHYLTPSFFLKPIYRMILPIHLRHDSSKKNSLRCSLPLQ
- a CDS encoding alpha/beta hydrolase: MNHSIPSEIRNAHGERLDFIYTPGSADNNTLIIIAHGITAHKDRPMLVTLTNYLAKNGIHSLRFSFSGHGKSEGKFEEFTPTKEVGDLQSVFNALPGWTKYGYVGHSLGAAVGVLFASQDPRVSFLISLAGMAYTAAFAEREFGTVTPGQGYMWDMPEFPLSKVLIEDMNRIDNVKEAAKKIKLPWLFIHGLADDVVPPQDSRDLFAIASGPKKLVEIPGCDHLFPPPHDSFMAETVVNWLKELQLIS
- the dcd gene encoding dCTP deaminase, encoding MGVHSDDWIRQMVKKHRMIEPFEESQVRKKVDGSQVISFGLSSYGYDLRVSREFKIFTNVFNSVVDPKAFDPRSFVEMESDCCIIPPNSFALARSVEYFRIPRDVITICLGKSTYARCGIIVNVTPFEPEWEGYATLEISNTTPLPAKVYAEEGLAQVIFIQASEPCSISYAERNGKYMYQKGVTVPRL
- the rlmN gene encoding 23S rRNA (adenine(2503)-C(2))-methyltransferase RlmN yields the protein MKFFLDLLPSEWDFFDSEPEYRRKQVAEWIFKKRVFSFSLMTNLSLDLRKKLAENYQVKTLELIHEKQSIDGTKKFLWQLCDGHAIETVLIPATDSRGSSERLTLCVSTQVGCALGCHFCASGLLGFKRNLSCGEIVEQVLLSESIVKQRVSHIVFMGMGEPLLNYDQLIKSIRLISSSWGIGISPRKITISTSGIAPRIRKLALETLPFRLAVSLHATTDELRSKIMPINSKYPLSELIKSCEEFCSRRKQKITLEYILISGLNDRREDAERLARIATSLRAKVNLIPYNPIERLAWKSPDQKEQLSFFRWLKNKAVQVSIRKERGRDIDGACGQLRLRYLFERSKEPKGMLGEGLNSVGKPKESEEKEPSLR
- a CDS encoding DUF3088 family protein; protein product: MNPLLFLLKPGFYDGPGDPYYCPYCMMFEGVLKVYPRLTHQLELRYVDFKKPRQEIIDLIGEENQSCPVIVFDQSYASLLPFKANRYGDRLFLNEPEEIGLFLSRVFQIPRPHF